A region of Streptomyces sp. NBC_01267 DNA encodes the following proteins:
- the mfd gene encoding transcription-repair coupling factor — MSLHGLLDAALSDPALAEAVKAATDGHRMHVDLVGPPAARPFAVAALARETRRTVLAVTATGREAEDLAAALRSLLPEDGVVDYPSWETLPHERLSPRSDTVGRRIAVLRRLAHPRADDPAAGPVSVVVAPIRSVLQPQVKGLGDLEPVALRSGQSADLGEVTGALAAAAYARVELVEKRGEFAVRGGILDVFPPTEEHPLRVEFWGDEVEEIRYFKVADQRSLEIAEHGLWAPPCRELLLTDEVRERAAALALAHPELGELLNKIAEGIAVEGMESLAPVLVDDMELLLDVLPAGSMAVVCDPERVRTRAADLVATSQEFLQASWAATAGGGEAPIDVGAASLWGIADVRDRARELGMMWWAVSPFAADEDIADDMIKLGMHAPESYRGDTARALADTKGWIADGWRTVYLTEGHGTASRTVEVLGGEGIAARLDADLVELTPSVVHVSCGSVDHGFIDPAIKLAVLSETDLTGQRTVSKDLGRMPARRRKSIDPLTLETGDFIVHEQHGVGRYIEMVQRTVQGATREYLLVEYAPAKRGQPGDRLYIPTDQLEQVTKYVGGEAPTLHRLGGADWTKTKARAKKAVKEIAADLIKLYSARMAAPGHSFAPDTPWQRELEDAFPYVETPDQLSTIAEVKEDMEKTVPMDRLICGDVGYGKTEIAVRAAFKAVQDGKQVAVLVPTTLLVQQHFGTFTERYAQFPVTVRALSRFQSDTEAKATLEGLRDGSVDMVIGTHRLFSSETKFKDLGLVIVDEEQRFGVEHKEQLKKLRANVDVLTMSATPIPRTLEMAVTGIREMSTITTPPEERHPVLTFVGPYEEKQIGAAVRRELLREGQVFYIHNRVDSIDRAAARLREIVPEARIQTAHGQMGESALEQVVVDFWEKKFDVLVSTTIVESGIDISNANTLIVERGDNFGLSQLHQLRGRVGRGRDRGYAYFLYPPEKPLTETAHERLATIAQHTEMGAGMYVAMKDLEIRGAGNMLGGEQSGHIAGVGFDLYIRMVGEAVADYRTLVDGGTEEEPPLEVKIELPVDAHVPHEYAPGERLRLQAYRSIASATTEADIKAVRDELTDRYGKLPEQVENLLLVAGLRMLARACGVGEIVLQGPNIRFAPVELRESQELRLKRLYPRTVIKAPARQILVPRPTTGKVGGKPVVGRELLAWTGEFLTTILGS, encoded by the coding sequence ATGAGTCTGCACGGTCTGCTCGATGCCGCCCTCTCGGACCCCGCGCTCGCCGAAGCGGTGAAGGCCGCCACCGACGGGCACCGCATGCATGTCGACCTGGTCGGCCCGCCCGCCGCGCGGCCCTTCGCCGTCGCCGCGCTGGCGCGCGAGACCCGGCGGACCGTGCTGGCGGTGACCGCCACCGGCCGGGAGGCGGAGGACCTGGCGGCGGCGCTGCGCTCGCTGCTGCCGGAGGACGGGGTGGTGGACTACCCGTCGTGGGAGACGCTGCCGCACGAACGGCTGTCGCCCAGGTCGGACACCGTGGGGCGGCGGATCGCGGTGCTGCGCAGACTCGCGCACCCGCGTGCCGACGACCCGGCCGCCGGGCCGGTCAGTGTGGTCGTCGCGCCGATCAGGTCCGTACTCCAGCCGCAGGTCAAGGGGCTCGGCGACCTGGAGCCGGTGGCGCTGCGGTCGGGGCAGTCGGCCGATCTGGGTGAGGTCACCGGGGCGTTGGCTGCTGCCGCCTACGCCCGGGTCGAACTGGTCGAGAAGCGCGGCGAGTTCGCGGTCCGGGGCGGCATCCTCGATGTGTTCCCGCCGACCGAGGAACACCCCCTCCGGGTGGAGTTCTGGGGTGACGAGGTCGAGGAGATCCGCTACTTCAAGGTCGCCGACCAGCGCTCCCTGGAGATCGCGGAGCACGGGCTCTGGGCGCCGCCCTGCCGTGAACTGCTGCTGACCGACGAGGTACGGGAGCGGGCCGCGGCGCTGGCGCTGGCCCACCCGGAGCTGGGCGAACTGCTCAACAAGATCGCCGAGGGGATCGCCGTCGAGGGCATGGAGTCGCTGGCCCCGGTCCTCGTCGACGACATGGAGCTGCTGCTCGACGTGCTGCCCGCGGGGTCGATGGCCGTGGTCTGCGACCCCGAGCGGGTGCGGACCAGGGCGGCGGACCTGGTGGCCACCTCGCAGGAGTTCCTGCAGGCCTCGTGGGCGGCGACGGCGGGTGGCGGAGAGGCGCCGATCGATGTGGGTGCGGCCTCCCTGTGGGGGATCGCCGACGTCCGCGACCGGGCCCGTGAACTGGGCATGATGTGGTGGGCGGTGAGCCCCTTCGCCGCGGACGAGGACATCGCGGACGACATGATCAAGCTGGGGATGCACGCCCCGGAGTCGTACCGCGGCGACACCGCCCGTGCGCTGGCCGACACCAAGGGCTGGATCGCCGACGGCTGGCGCACCGTGTACCTCACGGAGGGCCACGGCACCGCCAGCCGTACGGTCGAGGTCCTCGGCGGCGAGGGCATCGCGGCCCGTCTCGACGCCGATCTCGTCGAGCTGACCCCGTCGGTCGTCCATGTCTCCTGCGGCTCCGTCGACCACGGGTTCATCGACCCGGCGATCAAACTCGCGGTGCTCTCCGAGACCGACCTGACCGGCCAGCGCACCGTCTCCAAGGACCTGGGCCGGATGCCGGCCCGGCGCCGGAAGTCGATCGACCCGCTGACGCTGGAGACGGGCGACTTCATCGTCCACGAACAGCACGGCGTGGGCCGCTACATCGAGATGGTGCAGCGCACCGTGCAGGGCGCGACCCGTGAGTACCTGCTCGTGGAGTACGCCCCGGCCAAGCGCGGCCAGCCCGGCGACCGGCTGTACATCCCCACCGACCAGCTGGAGCAGGTCACCAAGTACGTGGGTGGCGAGGCCCCGACGCTGCACCGGCTCGGCGGCGCGGACTGGACGAAGACCAAGGCGCGCGCCAAGAAGGCCGTCAAGGAGATCGCCGCCGATCTGATCAAGCTGTACTCGGCGCGGATGGCGGCGCCCGGCCACTCCTTCGCCCCGGACACCCCGTGGCAGCGCGAACTGGAGGACGCCTTCCCGTACGTGGAGACGCCCGACCAGCTCTCCACGATCGCCGAGGTCAAGGAGGACATGGAGAAGACGGTCCCGATGGACCGGCTGATCTGCGGTGACGTCGGCTACGGCAAGACGGAGATCGCGGTGCGCGCCGCGTTCAAGGCCGTCCAGGACGGCAAGCAGGTGGCGGTCCTCGTCCCGACCACGCTCCTCGTCCAGCAGCACTTCGGCACGTTCACCGAGCGGTACGCGCAGTTCCCGGTCACCGTCAGGGCGCTCAGCCGCTTCCAGTCCGACACCGAGGCGAAGGCGACGCTGGAGGGCCTGCGGGACGGTTCGGTCGACATGGTCATCGGCACGCACCGGCTCTTCTCCTCGGAGACGAAGTTCAAGGACCTGGGCCTGGTCATCGTCGACGAGGAGCAGCGCTTCGGCGTCGAGCACAAGGAGCAGCTGAAGAAGCTCCGCGCCAACGTCGACGTCCTGACGATGTCGGCGACGCCCATTCCCCGTACGCTCGAAATGGCGGTGACCGGCATCCGCGAGATGTCGACGATCACCACACCCCCGGAGGAGCGCCACCCGGTGCTGACCTTCGTCGGCCCGTACGAGGAGAAGCAGATCGGGGCGGCCGTCCGGCGCGAACTGCTGCGTGAGGGCCAGGTCTTCTACATCCACAACCGGGTCGACTCGATCGACCGTGCCGCGGCCCGGCTGCGGGAGATCGTCCCCGAGGCGCGGATCCAGACCGCGCACGGGCAGATGGGCGAGAGCGCGCTGGAGCAGGTCGTCGTCGACTTCTGGGAGAAGAAGTTCGACGTGCTGGTCTCCACGACGATCGTGGAGTCGGGCATCGACATCTCCAACGCGAACACGCTGATCGTCGAGCGCGGTGACAACTTCGGCCTCTCGCAACTGCACCAGCTGCGCGGCCGGGTCGGCCGTGGCCGGGACCGCGGTTACGCCTACTTCCTGTACCCGCCGGAGAAGCCGCTGACGGAGACCGCGCACGAGCGGCTCGCGACGATCGCCCAGCACACCGAGATGGGCGCGGGCATGTACGTCGCGATGAAGGACCTGGAGATCCGCGGCGCGGGCAACATGCTCGGCGGTGAACAGTCCGGCCACATCGCGGGCGTCGGCTTCGACCTGTACATCCGGATGGTCGGCGAGGCGGTGGCCGACTACCGCACGCTGGTCGACGGCGGTACGGAGGAGGAGCCGCCGCTGGAGGTCAAGATCGAGCTGCCGGTCGACGCGCACGTCCCGCACGAGTACGCCCCCGGGGAGCGGCTGCGCCTCCAGGCGTACCGGTCGATCGCGTCCGCCACCACGGAGGCGGACATCAAGGCGGTACGCGACGAGCTGACCGACCGCTACGGCAAGCTGCCCGAACAGGTGGAGAATCTGCTGCTGGTGGCGGGGCTGCGGATGCTGGCACGGGCCTGCGGGGTCGGCGAGATCGTCCTCCAAGGTCCCAACATCCGTTTCGCACCGGTGGAGTTGAGGGAGTCCCAGGAGCTGCGCCTGAAGCGGCTCTACCCGCGTACGGTCATCAAGGCGCCGGCCCGCCAGATCCTGGTCCCGCGCCCGACGACGGGGAAGGTCGGCGGGAAGCCGGTGGTGGGGCGTGAACTGCTGGCGTGGACCGGGGAGTTCCTGACGACGATCCTGGGGTCGTGA
- a CDS encoding SigE family RNA polymerase sigma factor codes for MTVEEFEEFYAHSVKQLVGQVYLMTGDLHEAQDVVQEAFVRAWGRRSALRKDAGPEAWIRTVAWRLAVSRWRGRGRSADAWRRHSDARPAAVSEPDPGTVVLIAALRQLSERQRRVAVLHYVCDLTVEQVAAETGISTGTVKTHLSRARAALAPHLSEEEHGA; via the coding sequence ATGACTGTCGAGGAGTTCGAGGAGTTCTACGCTCACTCCGTAAAGCAGCTGGTGGGGCAGGTCTACCTGATGACCGGGGACCTGCATGAGGCCCAGGACGTGGTGCAGGAGGCTTTCGTACGGGCCTGGGGCCGGCGCTCCGCGCTGCGGAAGGACGCCGGGCCCGAGGCGTGGATCAGGACGGTGGCCTGGCGGCTCGCGGTGAGCCGGTGGCGGGGGCGCGGCCGGAGCGCCGACGCCTGGCGCCGCCACAGCGACGCCCGCCCGGCCGCGGTGTCCGAGCCCGATCCGGGCACGGTCGTACTGATCGCCGCCCTGCGGCAGCTGTCCGAGCGGCAGCGGCGGGTGGCGGTCCTGCACTACGTGTGCGATCTCACCGTCGAGCAGGTCGCCGCCGAGACGGGGATATCGACGGGCACGGTCAAGACCCATCTCTCCCGCGCCCGAGCCGCGCTCGCGCCGCATCTCTCCGAGGAGGAGCACGGTGCCTGA
- a CDS encoding ABC transporter permease, giving the protein MTVWKTSMRNFFAHKGRMALSAVAVLLSVGFVCGTLVFTDTMNTTFDKLFAATAADVTVSPEAAKGADENPLNGRPDSLPASVLAKVGKADGVKSAVGGVSSMSVTVVDRHNTDMGSSSGAPTIAGNWTADDSKSMAVTSGHRPQGPTEVMVDADTAKKHHLKLGDELRTITATGDIRARISGIATFKVTNPGAAVVYFDTATAQRGLLGAPDRFTSIGVTARPGVSDIELKRNVAAALPGPYKFQTQKENADANRADVGSFLDVMKYAMLGFAGIAFLVGIFLIINTFSMLVAQRTREIGLMRALGSSRKQINRSVLVEALLLGFFGSVLGVGAGVGLAVGLMKVMGATGMDLSTDDLTVLWTTPAIGMLLGIVVTVVAAYIPARRAGKISPMAALRDAGTPADGRAGRLRAVIGLVLTGAGTAALLAAAGADKSGQGSAYLGIGVVLTLIGFVVIGPLLAGVVVRAISAVVLRVFGPVGRMAERNALRNPRRTGATGAALMIGLALVACLSVVGSSMVASATDELDKSVGADFIVQSPRGALIVPQARKALAATPGLEHVTDYKAVDSELTAPDGTKEKQPVVAADPTYAQDLRRETVSGDLSAAYGKDAMSVGDAYAKKHGIKVGDTLTVAFEGGRTAKLRIAAVTSDDTSVDKGAMYMNITTAKRYLPAAKVPLNVIMFAKAKDGQEKAAYAALKKTLTDYPQYKVQDQTDFKQTLKDQIGQLLDIVYGLLALAIIVAVLGVVNTLALSVVERTREIGLMRAIGLSRRQLRRMIRLESVVIALFGALLGLGLGMGWGTSAQKILALEGMGVLEIPWTTILTVFVASAFVGLFAALIPAFRAGRMNVLNAIATD; this is encoded by the coding sequence ATGACCGTCTGGAAGACCTCGATGCGCAACTTCTTCGCGCACAAGGGGCGGATGGCGCTGTCCGCCGTCGCGGTCCTGCTGTCGGTCGGCTTCGTGTGCGGCACGCTCGTCTTCACCGACACCATGAACACCACGTTCGACAAGCTCTTCGCGGCCACCGCGGCGGACGTCACGGTCAGCCCCGAGGCCGCGAAGGGGGCCGACGAGAACCCGCTGAACGGCAGGCCCGACTCGCTGCCCGCCTCCGTACTGGCGAAGGTCGGGAAGGCCGACGGGGTGAAGTCGGCGGTGGGCGGCGTCTCCAGCATGAGCGTGACCGTCGTCGACCGCCACAACACGGACATGGGCTCCAGCAGCGGCGCCCCGACGATCGCAGGCAACTGGACGGCCGACGACAGCAAGTCGATGGCGGTCACCTCCGGCCACCGGCCGCAGGGCCCCACCGAGGTGATGGTCGACGCCGACACGGCGAAGAAGCACCACCTGAAGCTCGGTGACGAGCTGCGCACCATCACCGCCACCGGTGACATCCGGGCGAGGATCAGCGGCATCGCCACGTTCAAGGTGACCAACCCCGGTGCCGCCGTCGTGTACTTCGACACCGCCACCGCGCAGCGGGGACTGCTGGGCGCCCCCGACCGGTTCACCAGCATCGGGGTCACCGCCCGACCGGGTGTCAGTGACATCGAGTTGAAGCGGAACGTGGCCGCCGCGCTGCCCGGACCGTACAAGTTCCAGACCCAGAAGGAGAACGCGGACGCCAACCGCGCCGACGTCGGCTCCTTCCTCGACGTCATGAAGTACGCGATGCTCGGCTTCGCCGGGATCGCCTTCCTCGTCGGCATCTTCCTGATCATCAACACCTTCTCGATGCTGGTCGCCCAGCGCACCCGGGAAATCGGCCTGATGCGGGCGCTCGGTTCCAGCCGGAAGCAGATCAACCGCTCGGTGCTGGTCGAGGCACTGCTGCTCGGCTTCTTCGGCTCGGTACTCGGCGTCGGCGCCGGTGTCGGCCTGGCCGTCGGGCTGATGAAGGTGATGGGCGCCACCGGCATGGACCTGTCCACGGACGATCTGACGGTCCTCTGGACGACCCCCGCGATCGGCATGCTCCTCGGCATCGTCGTCACGGTCGTCGCCGCTTACATCCCGGCCAGGCGGGCCGGGAAGATCTCCCCGATGGCCGCGCTGCGGGACGCCGGTACACCGGCCGACGGCCGGGCCGGCCGGCTCCGGGCAGTCATCGGCCTGGTGCTCACCGGCGCCGGTACGGCGGCGCTCCTCGCCGCCGCGGGAGCGGACAAGTCCGGCCAGGGATCGGCGTATCTCGGGATCGGCGTCGTCCTCACGCTCATCGGTTTCGTGGTCATCGGCCCGCTGCTCGCGGGTGTCGTGGTCCGGGCGATCAGCGCGGTGGTACTGCGGGTGTTCGGCCCGGTCGGCCGGATGGCCGAGCGCAACGCGCTGCGCAACCCGCGGCGTACGGGAGCGACGGGCGCCGCCCTGATGATCGGGCTCGCGCTGGTGGCCTGCCTGTCGGTGGTCGGCTCCTCGATGGTGGCCTCCGCCACGGACGAGCTGGACAAGTCGGTGGGTGCGGACTTCATCGTCCAGAGCCCCCGGGGCGCGCTGATCGTGCCGCAGGCCCGGAAGGCGCTCGCGGCGACGCCGGGCCTGGAGCACGTCACCGACTACAAGGCGGTCGACTCCGAACTGACCGCCCCGGACGGTACGAAGGAGAAGCAGCCGGTCGTCGCGGCCGACCCGACGTACGCGCAGGACCTGCGGCGCGAGACCGTCTCCGGTGATCTCTCGGCGGCGTACGGCAAGGACGCCATGTCGGTCGGTGACGCCTACGCGAAGAAGCACGGCATCAAGGTCGGAGACACCCTGACCGTCGCGTTCGAGGGCGGGCGTACGGCGAAGCTGCGGATCGCGGCCGTCACGTCCGACGACACGAGCGTCGACAAGGGCGCGATGTACATGAACATCACGACGGCCAAGCGGTACCTGCCCGCCGCGAAGGTCCCGCTGAACGTCATCATGTTCGCCAAGGCCAAGGACGGCCAGGAGAAGGCCGCTTACGCCGCGCTGAAGAAGACGCTGACCGACTACCCGCAGTACAAGGTGCAGGACCAGACCGACTTCAAGCAGACGCTGAAGGACCAGATCGGCCAGCTGCTCGACATCGTCTACGGGCTGCTCGCCCTGGCGATCATCGTGGCCGTGCTGGGTGTGGTGAACACCCTTGCCCTGTCGGTCGTCGAGCGGACCAGGGAGATCGGCCTGATGCGGGCGATCGGCCTCTCGCGCCGTCAGCTGCGCCGGATGATCCGGCTGGAGTCGGTGGTCATCGCGCTCTTCGGTGCGCTGCTCGGTCTGGGGCTGGGGATGGGCTGGGGCACGTCGGCCCAGAAGATCCTCGCGCTGGAGGGCATGGGCGTCCTGGAGATCCCGTGGACGACGATCCTCACGGTCTTCGTCGCCTCGGCGTTCGTGGGTCTGTTCGCCGCGCTGATACCGGCGTTCCGGGCGGGCCGGATGAACGTACTGAACGCGATCGCGACCGACTAG
- a CDS encoding ABC transporter ATP-binding protein, whose translation MTTAVTIPRHGGTGGRTAVAARARQVVKAYGSGETRVVALDHVDVDIARGQFTAIMGPSGSGKSTLMHCLAGLDTVSSGQIYVDETEITGLKDKKLTQLRRDRIGFIFQAFNLLPTLNAIENITLPMDIAGRRPDAEWLRQVVETVGLKDRLKHRPTELSGGQQQRVAVARALAARPEIIFGDEPTGNLDSRAGAEVLGFLRKSVSELGQTIVMVTHDPVAASYADRVLYLADGRIVDEMYGPTADQVLDRMKDFDARGRTS comes from the coding sequence GTGACAACGGCTGTGACCATTCCCAGGCACGGGGGTACTGGAGGGCGTACGGCTGTTGCCGCACGGGCGCGGCAGGTCGTCAAGGCGTACGGCTCGGGGGAGACCCGGGTCGTCGCCCTGGACCATGTCGATGTGGACATCGCCCGGGGGCAGTTCACCGCGATCATGGGGCCTTCGGGCTCCGGCAAGTCGACGCTGATGCACTGCCTCGCCGGGCTCGACACTGTCAGCTCCGGGCAGATCTACGTGGACGAGACCGAGATCACCGGGCTGAAGGACAAGAAGCTCACCCAGCTGCGACGCGACCGGATCGGCTTCATCTTCCAGGCGTTCAACCTGCTGCCCACGCTCAACGCGATCGAGAACATCACGCTGCCGATGGACATCGCGGGCCGCAGGCCCGACGCCGAGTGGCTGCGGCAGGTCGTGGAGACCGTCGGGCTCAAGGACCGGCTGAAGCACCGGCCGACGGAGCTCTCCGGCGGGCAGCAGCAGCGCGTCGCGGTGGCGCGTGCGCTGGCCGCCCGGCCCGAGATCATCTTCGGTGACGAGCCGACCGGGAACCTCGACTCCCGTGCGGGCGCCGAAGTGCTGGGCTTTCTGCGGAAGTCGGTCTCCGAGCTGGGGCAGACCATCGTGATGGTCACGCACGACCCGGTCGCCGCCTCGTACGCGGACCGGGTGCTGTACCTCGCGGACGGCAGGATCGTCGACGAGATGTACGGCCCCACGGCCGACCAGGTCCTCGACCGTATGAAGGACTTCGATGCGCGCGGGCGGACGTCATGA
- a CDS encoding cellulose-binding protein, producing the protein MSSASVSPHGFTGVRGRGYRAEQVDRFVAGLSQERDEAWERAARLTVLAKEMEAAAVALGEQVAALAPQTYESLGARAQTLITLATEEAEGLRSEALAAAQRLYDEAGAAERALRDAARTDADAVRAAADAYAQELLAGAQGTSDELRIGSRRDAKQWRGESLGVLREMRARTADLLAELEKEQGERGEAAEHELASREADFEARHTELISRAEARLAEAQRALSVTEEQARHGQEDAEARGAELIAQARVRAERVERETERVLRENTEAQEELRAHMAHVRSSLASLTGKAPAEG; encoded by the coding sequence ATGAGTTCAGCATCGGTGTCACCTCATGGCTTCACCGGCGTGCGGGGCCGCGGGTACCGGGCGGAGCAGGTCGACCGTTTCGTCGCGGGACTCTCGCAGGAGCGCGACGAGGCGTGGGAGCGGGCGGCGCGGCTGACCGTACTCGCGAAGGAGATGGAGGCCGCCGCCGTCGCCCTGGGTGAGCAGGTGGCCGCGCTCGCCCCGCAGACGTACGAGTCGCTCGGCGCTCGGGCGCAGACGCTGATCACGCTGGCCACGGAGGAGGCGGAGGGCCTGCGCTCCGAGGCGCTCGCGGCGGCTCAGCGGCTGTACGACGAGGCCGGAGCGGCGGAGCGCGCGCTGCGGGACGCGGCACGCACGGACGCGGACGCGGTACGGGCCGCCGCCGACGCGTACGCCCAGGAGCTGCTGGCGGGTGCGCAGGGCACGTCCGACGAGCTGCGGATCGGTTCGCGCCGGGACGCGAAGCAGTGGCGGGGCGAGTCGCTCGGCGTGCTGCGGGAGATGCGGGCGCGTACGGCGGACCTGCTGGCGGAGCTGGAGAAGGAGCAGGGCGAGCGGGGTGAGGCCGCGGAACACGAACTGGCCTCCAGGGAAGCCGACTTCGAAGCCCGTCACACCGAGCTGATCTCCCGCGCGGAGGCCCGCCTGGCGGAGGCGCAGCGCGCCCTGTCGGTGACGGAGGAGCAGGCGCGGCACGGCCAGGAGGATGCGGAGGCCCGCGGCGCCGAGCTGATCGCGCAGGCGCGGGTGCGGGCGGAGCGGGTGGAGCGCGAGACGGAGCGGGTCCTGCGGGAGAACACCGAGGCGCAGGAGGAACTGCGCGCGCACATGGCGCACGTACGGAGCAGCCTGGCGTCGCTCACCGGCAAGGCGCCGGCGGAGGGGTGA
- a CDS encoding SUKH-4 family immunity protein yields MVTFAQAQERAEEWVNGDVPAYQHREVRVREFDLGFVVWAEDRAEGPSGGGGRQRLVIARDSGEATLWPGLAVGEVVRRFEEEYGVAGEAAAASPEPPQRIDLNQTSFLLTPPEWLQDAADKLGIPDRRSGAGSGSDAGSGSGAGSPVGAGTPSSGGSWGTSGGTPSADAGGSSWPNAGGPGADHEPTANDGVPVDGTPWAGTDTSAVPGGEDASVPLPATVFAPPLAGSDDESDAPPVVAPEARTALMSGGSGLPSTTLAPALDGPGKRPEPHSPQSQAPQQSQVPQLPLPSQPQPPSQPQSPQPPQQQSPLPPPMPLPERSAPTAPPVAPAARPGPLPAPGPAAGASDIADAATSKATAPPRVPRGARGAGAGTPPPPGAPGTPGARAPEGPPLPPGVPAGGYVPTQLVSQLGADRPLPPGVPGPPGISGAPRPPGPPKPPSSGGTGGGGTGGGGGVHHAATMLATPSLGGQGSLGGARPPGPPQPPGPPGVPGAPQPPGPPGVPGAPQPPGPPGPPAPPSGGSMGGGVHQAATMLAGPAVSGPVAPPGPVPPQQGAAYGYPQQPPTGLPTVGPGYQAVLRFRAPDGSEQQLIRRSAPGTPHPEWQMLHELRAMNVPPQQVIELHTELESCELPGGYCARMIRETWPQVRITSVAPYGRDHASRQQGMQHLLTHQGELHQVADGPARPAPVRAPLPAVQPAPPLPPQGVAQELAQSFGPQGVFRFDQRAVSRQGVPDVVAQTLVWAGLPVDFGPFFWAQAVPGQPVPTLAELAAQRQVQAASDAGSYLVMGSDFGRALCVQYGTANIVAVPVEAGPGGQPVPPQFVNSGLPEFVRSLALLGRMWRLRFGLTPEQAGRWTVDFQAQLMMLDQAALGSPDNWWSVLLEQMWDGLL; encoded by the coding sequence ATGGTGACCTTTGCGCAGGCGCAGGAGCGCGCGGAAGAGTGGGTCAACGGGGACGTTCCCGCGTATCAGCACCGTGAGGTGCGGGTGCGGGAGTTCGACCTCGGGTTCGTGGTGTGGGCGGAGGACCGTGCGGAAGGCCCTTCGGGTGGTGGTGGCCGGCAGCGGCTGGTGATCGCGCGCGACAGTGGTGAGGCGACGCTGTGGCCGGGGCTCGCGGTGGGTGAGGTCGTCCGCCGTTTCGAGGAGGAGTACGGGGTGGCGGGTGAGGCGGCTGCCGCGTCGCCGGAACCGCCGCAGCGGATCGATCTGAACCAGACGTCGTTCCTGCTGACTCCGCCGGAGTGGTTGCAGGACGCGGCGGACAAGCTGGGGATTCCGGACCGGCGGTCGGGGGCGGGGTCCGGCTCGGATGCCGGTTCCGGTTCCGGTGCCGGGAGTCCCGTGGGCGCCGGTACGCCGTCGTCGGGCGGGAGTTGGGGTACGTCCGGCGGGACCCCGTCCGCCGATGCGGGCGGGTCGTCCTGGCCGAACGCCGGTGGCCCCGGTGCCGATCACGAGCCGACGGCCAATGACGGCGTTCCCGTGGACGGCACTCCGTGGGCCGGGACGGACACGAGCGCCGTTCCCGGCGGGGAGGACGCGTCCGTACCGCTGCCCGCGACGGTGTTCGCGCCACCGCTGGCCGGTTCGGACGACGAGAGCGACGCGCCGCCCGTGGTGGCGCCGGAGGCCAGGACCGCGCTGATGTCGGGCGGCAGCGGGTTGCCGTCGACGACGCTCGCGCCCGCGCTGGACGGTCCGGGGAAGCGGCCGGAACCGCACTCGCCGCAGTCCCAGGCGCCGCAGCAGTCCCAGGTACCGCAGTTGCCGTTGCCGTCGCAGCCGCAGCCGCCGTCTCAACCGCAGTCGCCTCAGCCTCCGCAGCAGCAGTCCCCGCTGCCCCCGCCGATGCCGTTGCCCGAGCGTTCGGCGCCGACGGCTCCGCCCGTAGCGCCCGCTGCCCGTCCCGGCCCCCTCCCCGCGCCCGGTCCTGCCGCGGGTGCGAGTGACATCGCCGACGCCGCGACCAGCAAGGCCACGGCGCCCCCGCGCGTGCCCAGGGGGGCCCGGGGTGCGGGTGCCGGTACTCCGCCGCCGCCCGGCGCCCCGGGTACGCCGGGTGCGCGTGCCCCCGAGGGTCCGCCACTGCCGCCCGGGGTTCCGGCCGGTGGATACGTCCCGACGCAGCTGGTCTCGCAGCTCGGCGCCGACCGGCCGCTGCCGCCCGGTGTCCCGGGCCCGCCCGGTATCTCGGGTGCGCCGCGACCGCCCGGTCCTCCGAAGCCGCCGTCCAGCGGCGGTACGGGTGGCGGCGGTACGGGCGGCGGGGGTGGGGTCCACCACGCCGCGACGATGCTGGCCACCCCGAGCCTGGGCGGCCAGGGCAGTCTCGGCGGGGCCCGGCCCCCCGGTCCGCCGCAGCCCCCGGGCCCGCCCGGTGTTCCCGGCGCGCCGCAGCCGCCCGGTCCGCCCGGTGTTCCGGGTGCGCCGCAGCCGCCCGGTCCGCCTGGTCCTCCGGCGCCGCCGTCCGGCGGCAGCATGGGCGGCGGGGTGCACCAGGCGGCGACCATGCTGGCCGGTCCGGCCGTGTCCGGTCCCGTAGCGCCGCCCGGTCCCGTGCCGCCCCAGCAGGGTGCCGCGTACGGGTATCCGCAGCAGCCGCCGACCGGGCTGCCGACCGTGGGCCCCGGTTACCAGGCGGTGCTGCGCTTCCGGGCGCCGGACGGGTCCGAGCAGCAGCTCATCCGGCGTTCCGCGCCCGGCACTCCGCACCCGGAGTGGCAGATGCTGCACGAGCTGCGTGCCATGAACGTGCCGCCGCAGCAGGTCATCGAGCTGCACACGGAGCTGGAGTCGTGCGAGCTGCCCGGCGGGTACTGCGCGCGGATGATCCGGGAGACGTGGCCGCAGGTGCGGATCACCAGCGTCGCCCCGTACGGCAGGGACCATGCCAGCCGTCAGCAGGGGATGCAGCACCTCCTGACCCACCAGGGTGAGCTGCACCAGGTGGCGGACGGTCCGGCGCGGCCCGCGCCGGTGCGTGCGCCGCTGCCCGCGGTGCAGCCGGCGCCGCCGCTCCCGCCGCAGGGCGTCGCGCAGGAACTGGCGCAGAGTTTCGGGCCGCAGGGTGTCTTCCGCTTCGATCAGCGGGCCGTTTCGCGTCAGGGTGTCCCGGACGTCGTGGCGCAGACGCTGGTGTGGGCGGGGCTGCCGGTGGACTTCGGTCCGTTCTTCTGGGCGCAGGCGGTGCCCGGTCAGCCGGTGCCGACACTGGCTGAACTGGCCGCCCAGCGGCAGGTGCAGGCCGCCTCGGACGCCGGTTCGTATCTGGTGATGGGGTCCGACTTCGGCCGGGCGCTCTGTGTCCAGTACGGGACGGCGAACATCGTGGCCGTGCCGGTGGAGGCGGGTCCCGGGGGGCAGCCGGTGCCGCCGCAGTTCGTGAACTCGGGGCTGCCCGAGTTCGTGCGTTCGCTGGCGCTGCTGGGCCGGATGTGGCGGCTGCGTTTCGGGCTCACCCCGGAGCAGGCGGGCCGCTGGACCGTCGATTTCCAGGCACAGTTGATGATGCTGGACCAGGCCGCGCTCGGTTCACCGGACAACTGGTGGTCGGTCCTGCTGGAGCAGATGTGGGACGGGCTGCTCTGA